A genomic segment from Montipora foliosa isolate CH-2021 chromosome 9, ASM3666993v2, whole genome shotgun sequence encodes:
- the LOC137971561 gene encoding TNF receptor-associated factor 6-like has protein sequence MSKSLKTVCMFLGYRTGVASECVDDVFAAEEDGWGKCPRDLQNIRRKEVVPDVFARRELYEFKCFCSNKKRGCEWKGEYPRFREHYSVCAYADVNCVFSSHGCDAVVPKSELAHHIEKDCPFRLVDCEHCELEHRAKDSSDHLKECPRILVECPHGCNRDKFFRELLPEHEKSCPKMPTVCVFSNVGCNFRRSQRKSGRSHRFQCTRTFNSCG, from the coding sequence atgtcaaaatcgTTAAAAACGGTGTGTATGTTTTTGGGGTATCGTACAGGTGTTGCAAGCGAATGTGTAGATGACGTGTTCGCAGCGGAGGAGGACGGTTGGGGAAAGTGCCCGCGCGATCTGCAAAACATTCGACGCAAAGAAGTGGTTCCAGATGTATTCGCCAGACGGGAACTGTACGAGTTCAAGTGCTtttgttcaaacaaaaagaGAGGGTGCGAATGGAAGGGTGAATACCCAAGATTTCGGGAACACTACTCCGTGTGTGCTTATGCCGACGTGAATTGCGTCTTCTCTAGTCACGGATGCGATGCAGTCGTACCGAAGTCCGAGTTAGCACATCACATAGAGAAAGACTGTCCGTTCAGATTGGTCGATTGCGAGCATTGCGAACTCGAACATCGAGCAAAGGACTCGTCGGATCATCTGAAAGAATGCCCCAGGATTCTCGTGGAATGTCCTCACGGTTGCAATCGAGACAAATTCTTCAGAGAATTGCTACCGGAACACGAAAAATCGTGCCCTAAAATGCCGACGGTTTGCGTTTTTAGCAATGTCGGCTGCAATTTTCGCCGGTCCCAGAGAAAGTCTGGACGATCACATCGGTTCCAATGCACCCGAACATTTAATTCTTGCGGGTGA